One stretch of Aerosakkonema funiforme FACHB-1375 DNA includes these proteins:
- a CDS encoding RNA-guided endonuclease InsQ/TnpB family protein has product MLIYEMKLEGINDQYGQLDRAIRSGRFIRNSIIRAWMDGKIKSRNDAYAYCKVLADNPEFPWASQLNSMARQAHAERAWASIERFYRNCKAKVAGKKGYPKFAKEQVRASLEYKTTGYKLSEDKRYLTFTDGFKAGTFKLWGSRNLHFYQLSQIKRVRVVRRHDGYYVQFLIDHTREENKELTGKQIGLDVGLNHFYTDSAGNKIDNPRFLRKDERKLKKLQRRLSRTQKGSKNRAKARNRLGRAHLSVSRRRNDWVCKLARHVIQSNDLVAVENLRVRNMVKNHHLALSINDAAWYRFREWLEYFGKVYGVPVIAVEPKLTSQNCSNCGKKVVKTLSTRTHQCPHCKYVADRDENAAKNILKSALKQWANTVGQAGINASGENDSSLDGETQPSKSTLRKRKSQM; this is encoded by the coding sequence ATGCTCATCTACGAAATGAAGCTAGAGGGAATAAACGACCAGTACGGGCAGCTAGATCGAGCCATCCGTAGTGGTCGTTTTATTCGTAATAGCATCATCAGGGCGTGGATGGATGGCAAAATAAAAAGCCGTAATGATGCTTATGCTTATTGCAAAGTATTAGCTGATAATCCTGAATTTCCTTGGGCAAGCCAGCTTAACTCAATGGCTAGACAAGCTCATGCTGAAAGAGCTTGGGCATCAATTGAAAGGTTTTATCGTAATTGCAAAGCCAAAGTTGCTGGTAAGAAAGGCTATCCCAAATTTGCTAAAGAGCAAGTTAGGGCATCATTAGAATACAAAACAACCGGATATAAGCTATCAGAAGATAAGCGGTATTTAACATTCACTGATGGCTTTAAAGCAGGCACTTTTAAGCTCTGGGGAAGTCGTAATTTACACTTCTATCAACTGAGCCAAATCAAGAGAGTTAGAGTAGTAAGAAGGCATGATGGCTATTATGTCCAGTTCTTAATTGACCATACTAGAGAGGAGAACAAGGAACTAACAGGCAAACAAATAGGTTTAGATGTAGGTTTAAATCATTTCTACACCGACTCTGCTGGCAACAAAATAGACAATCCCAGATTTTTGAGAAAAGATGAGCGCAAACTAAAAAAGCTTCAACGTCGCTTGTCTCGTACTCAAAAAGGCTCTAAAAATAGAGCCAAAGCTAGGAACAGATTAGGTAGAGCGCACTTATCGGTTTCACGCAGACGTAACGATTGGGTATGCAAGTTAGCCCGACACGTCATACAGTCTAACGACTTGGTAGCAGTGGAAAACCTACGAGTGCGTAACATGGTGAAAAACCATCATTTAGCTCTTTCAATAAATGATGCTGCATGGTACAGATTCAGAGAATGGTTAGAATATTTTGGCAAAGTTTATGGCGTTCCAGTAATTGCCGTAGAGCCTAAACTAACTAGCCAAAACTGTTCTAATTGTGGTAAAAAAGTTGTGAAAACTTTAAGCACCAGAACTCATCAATGCCCTCATTGCAAATACGTTGCCGATCGAGATGAGAACGCAGCAAAAAATATTTTAAAATCAGCCCTAAAACAATGGGCAAATACTGTCGGGCAGGCAGGAATCAACGCCTCTGGAGAGAACGATTCCAGCTTGGATGGGGAAACTCAACCAAGTAAATCAACTCTGCGAAAGAGGAAATCTCAGATGTGA
- a CDS encoding PEP-CTERM sorting domain-containing protein (PEP-CTERM proteins occur, often in large numbers, in the proteomes of bacteria that also encode an exosortase, a predicted intramembrane cysteine proteinase. The presence of a PEP-CTERM domain at a protein's C-terminus predicts cleavage within the sorting domain, followed by covalent anchoring to some some component of the (usually Gram-negative) cell surface. Many PEP-CTERM proteins exhibit an unusual sequence composition that includes large numbers of potential glycosylation sites. Expression of one such protein has been shown restore the ability of a bacterium to form floc, a type of biofilm.) — protein sequence MSGDADLWLAGTSRNSIKLSPNFLELPDTGKWEPISIAFTSSKSVQLTLEDYFYSRGVAGDVYFDNIHLEAMVSTSKSVPEPTAVFGLLTVTTFSLVSMGKKKIAFGKVSR from the coding sequence TTGTCGGGAGATGCAGATTTATGGTTAGCTGGAACAAGCCGCAACTCGATTAAATTATCACCAAACTTCTTGGAATTACCAGACACAGGAAAATGGGAACCTATTTCCATTGCATTTACTTCAAGTAAAAGTGTTCAGTTAACTCTGGAAGACTACTTTTATTCGCGGGGAGTTGCTGGTGATGTTTATTTCGATAATATTCATTTAGAAGCAATGGTTTCTACAAGCAAATCCGTTCCCGAACCTACGGCTGTGTTCGGGTTACTCACAGTCACTACTTTTAGCCTTGTCTCAATGGGGAAGAAAAAAATAGCTTTTGGAAAGGTAAGCAGATAA